Proteins encoded in a region of the Triplophysa rosa linkage group LG14, Trosa_1v2, whole genome shotgun sequence genome:
- the usf1 gene encoding upstream stimulatory factor 1 isoform X1: protein MKGQPKNSEPGVNVPVIEEGAVATAEDPSAITTIQSASTFSTEQPIKYLFKTEGAGGQVGELYPPTGQVTYRVIQVADGQLEAQTDGATAVSVVTGFPATTQPVTQAVFSQSEGLEGDGTETHYTYYPAISDAATGTMVTGVQASDALLSESTPAGQLYVMMSPQEVLTGANQRSIAPRTQPYNAKTDGPRTSRDEKRQSQHNEVERRRRDKINNWIVQLSKTIPDCTMDSTKTGQSKGGILSKACDYIQELRQSNSRLGDELNNIERLRRDNQLLRQEVEDWKSKNQILRNHLRQHGIVAAASADPQ from the exons ATGAAAGG GCAACCGAAAAATTCTGAACCTGGTGTCAATGTTCCAGTCATTGAAGAAG GGGCAGTCGCCACTGCGGAAGATCCATCAGCAATCACAACTATTCAGTCTGCTTCTACGTTCTCCACCGAGCAGCCGATTAAATATCTGTTCAAGACCGAGGGAGCTGGGGGGCAGGTAGGGGAACTGTACCCTCCCACAGGGCAG GTTACATATCGAGTAATCCAAGTTGCAGATGGGCAGCTTGAAGCTCAAACGGATGGTGCAACAGCAGTTAGTGTAGTGACTGGGTTTCCTGCCACAACACAACCTGTTACACAG GCTGTGTTTTCTCAGTCAGAGGGCTTAGAAGGAGATGGCACTGAAACCCATTACACTTATTACCCTGCTATCTCGGATGCTGCAACAGGCACAATGGTGACTGGTGTTCAAGCTTCAGATGCACTCCTCAGTGAGAGTACCCCTGCAG GTCAGTTGTATGTCATGATGTCACCGCAAGAGGTCCTTACTGGAGCCAACCAGAGGTCTATTGCACCCCGTACACAACCTTACAATGC CAAGACAGATGGGCCTAGAACCTCAAGAGATGAGAAAAGACAATCTCAGCATAATGAAG TTGAACGAAGGCGCAGAGATAAAATTAATAACTGGATTGTTCAGCTTTCAAAAACAATCCCAGACTGCACCATGGATTCAACTAAAACAGGACAG AGTAAAGGTGGGATTCTATCAAAGGCCTGTGATTACATTCAGGAGCTGCGACAAAGTAACAGCCGGTTAGGAGATGAATTAAACAACATTGAGAGGTTGAGAAGGGATAACCAGCTATTACGACAAGAg GTGGAAGATTGGAAATCTAAGAATCAAATTCTAAGGAACCATCTCCGGCAGCATGGCATAGTCGCAGCAGCAAGTGCAGATCCCCAGTGA
- the usf1 gene encoding upstream stimulatory factor 1 isoform X2: MKGQPKNSEPGVNVPVIEEGAVATAEDPSAITTIQSASTFSTEQPIKYLFKTEGAGGQVGELYPPTGQVTYRVIQVADGQLEAQTDGATAVSVVTGFPATTQPVTQAVFSQSEGLEGDGTETHYTYYPAISDAATGTMVTGVQASDALLSESTPAGQLYVMMSPQEVLTGANQRSIAPRTQPYNAKTDGPRTSRDEKRQSQHNEVERRRRDKINNWIVQLSKTIPDCTMDSTKTGQSKGGILSKACDYIQELRQSNSRLGDELNNIERLRRDNQLLRQEVMFSIDNFVALSFFTKGGRLEI; this comes from the exons ATGAAAGG GCAACCGAAAAATTCTGAACCTGGTGTCAATGTTCCAGTCATTGAAGAAG GGGCAGTCGCCACTGCGGAAGATCCATCAGCAATCACAACTATTCAGTCTGCTTCTACGTTCTCCACCGAGCAGCCGATTAAATATCTGTTCAAGACCGAGGGAGCTGGGGGGCAGGTAGGGGAACTGTACCCTCCCACAGGGCAG GTTACATATCGAGTAATCCAAGTTGCAGATGGGCAGCTTGAAGCTCAAACGGATGGTGCAACAGCAGTTAGTGTAGTGACTGGGTTTCCTGCCACAACACAACCTGTTACACAG GCTGTGTTTTCTCAGTCAGAGGGCTTAGAAGGAGATGGCACTGAAACCCATTACACTTATTACCCTGCTATCTCGGATGCTGCAACAGGCACAATGGTGACTGGTGTTCAAGCTTCAGATGCACTCCTCAGTGAGAGTACCCCTGCAG GTCAGTTGTATGTCATGATGTCACCGCAAGAGGTCCTTACTGGAGCCAACCAGAGGTCTATTGCACCCCGTACACAACCTTACAATGC CAAGACAGATGGGCCTAGAACCTCAAGAGATGAGAAAAGACAATCTCAGCATAATGAAG TTGAACGAAGGCGCAGAGATAAAATTAATAACTGGATTGTTCAGCTTTCAAAAACAATCCCAGACTGCACCATGGATTCAACTAAAACAGGACAG AGTAAAGGTGGGATTCTATCAAAGGCCTGTGATTACATTCAGGAGCTGCGACAAAGTAACAGCCGGTTAGGAGATGAATTAAACAACATTGAGAGGTTGAGAAGGGATAACCAGCTATTACGACAAGAg gTCATGTTTTCAATCGATAATTTTGTtgctttgtcattttttacaaaagGTGGAAGATTGGAAATCTAA
- the usf1 gene encoding upstream stimulatory factor 1 isoform X4, which produces MKGQPKNSEPGVNVPVIEEGAVATAEDPSAITTIQSASTFSTEQPIKYLFKTEGAGGQVGELYPPTGQVTYRVIQVADGQLEAQTDGATAVSVVTGFPATTQPVTQAVFSQSEGLEGDGTETHYTYYPAISDAATGTMVTGVQASDALLSESTPAGQLYVMMSPQEVLTGANQSKTDGPRTSRDEKRQSQHNEVERRRRDKINNWIVQLSKTIPDCTMDSTKTGQSKGGILSKACDYIQELRQSNSRLGDELNNIERLRRDNQLLRQEVEDWKSKNQILRNHLRQHGIVAAASADPQ; this is translated from the exons ATGAAAGG GCAACCGAAAAATTCTGAACCTGGTGTCAATGTTCCAGTCATTGAAGAAG GGGCAGTCGCCACTGCGGAAGATCCATCAGCAATCACAACTATTCAGTCTGCTTCTACGTTCTCCACCGAGCAGCCGATTAAATATCTGTTCAAGACCGAGGGAGCTGGGGGGCAGGTAGGGGAACTGTACCCTCCCACAGGGCAG GTTACATATCGAGTAATCCAAGTTGCAGATGGGCAGCTTGAAGCTCAAACGGATGGTGCAACAGCAGTTAGTGTAGTGACTGGGTTTCCTGCCACAACACAACCTGTTACACAG GCTGTGTTTTCTCAGTCAGAGGGCTTAGAAGGAGATGGCACTGAAACCCATTACACTTATTACCCTGCTATCTCGGATGCTGCAACAGGCACAATGGTGACTGGTGTTCAAGCTTCAGATGCACTCCTCAGTGAGAGTACCCCTGCAG GTCAGTTGTATGTCATGATGTCACCGCAAGAGGTCCTTACTGGAGCCAACCAGAG CAAGACAGATGGGCCTAGAACCTCAAGAGATGAGAAAAGACAATCTCAGCATAATGAAG TTGAACGAAGGCGCAGAGATAAAATTAATAACTGGATTGTTCAGCTTTCAAAAACAATCCCAGACTGCACCATGGATTCAACTAAAACAGGACAG AGTAAAGGTGGGATTCTATCAAAGGCCTGTGATTACATTCAGGAGCTGCGACAAAGTAACAGCCGGTTAGGAGATGAATTAAACAACATTGAGAGGTTGAGAAGGGATAACCAGCTATTACGACAAGAg GTGGAAGATTGGAAATCTAAGAATCAAATTCTAAGGAACCATCTCCGGCAGCATGGCATAGTCGCAGCAGCAAGTGCAGATCCCCAGTGA
- the usf1 gene encoding upstream stimulatory factor 1 isoform X3, which translates to MKGQPKNSEPGVNVPVIEEGAVATAEDPSAITTIQSASTFSTEQPIKYLFKTEGAGGQVTYRVIQVADGQLEAQTDGATAVSVVTGFPATTQPVTQAVFSQSEGLEGDGTETHYTYYPAISDAATGTMVTGVQASDALLSESTPAGQLYVMMSPQEVLTGANQRSIAPRTQPYNAKTDGPRTSRDEKRQSQHNEVERRRRDKINNWIVQLSKTIPDCTMDSTKTGQSKGGILSKACDYIQELRQSNSRLGDELNNIERLRRDNQLLRQEVEDWKSKNQILRNHLRQHGIVAAASADPQ; encoded by the exons ATGAAAGG GCAACCGAAAAATTCTGAACCTGGTGTCAATGTTCCAGTCATTGAAGAAG GGGCAGTCGCCACTGCGGAAGATCCATCAGCAATCACAACTATTCAGTCTGCTTCTACGTTCTCCACCGAGCAGCCGATTAAATATCTGTTCAAGACCGAGGGAGCTGGGGGGCAG GTTACATATCGAGTAATCCAAGTTGCAGATGGGCAGCTTGAAGCTCAAACGGATGGTGCAACAGCAGTTAGTGTAGTGACTGGGTTTCCTGCCACAACACAACCTGTTACACAG GCTGTGTTTTCTCAGTCAGAGGGCTTAGAAGGAGATGGCACTGAAACCCATTACACTTATTACCCTGCTATCTCGGATGCTGCAACAGGCACAATGGTGACTGGTGTTCAAGCTTCAGATGCACTCCTCAGTGAGAGTACCCCTGCAG GTCAGTTGTATGTCATGATGTCACCGCAAGAGGTCCTTACTGGAGCCAACCAGAGGTCTATTGCACCCCGTACACAACCTTACAATGC CAAGACAGATGGGCCTAGAACCTCAAGAGATGAGAAAAGACAATCTCAGCATAATGAAG TTGAACGAAGGCGCAGAGATAAAATTAATAACTGGATTGTTCAGCTTTCAAAAACAATCCCAGACTGCACCATGGATTCAACTAAAACAGGACAG AGTAAAGGTGGGATTCTATCAAAGGCCTGTGATTACATTCAGGAGCTGCGACAAAGTAACAGCCGGTTAGGAGATGAATTAAACAACATTGAGAGGTTGAGAAGGGATAACCAGCTATTACGACAAGAg GTGGAAGATTGGAAATCTAAGAATCAAATTCTAAGGAACCATCTCCGGCAGCATGGCATAGTCGCAGCAGCAAGTGCAGATCCCCAGTGA
- the gkup gene encoding glucuronokinase with putative uridyl pyrophosphorylase isoform X1, with protein sequence MVNCVALLQTIKQRNDLHPVGCRARHGFRNTNQGLYAHLSGVPKALLPGVGGKKILDFWWETVNTRQLFSEVYLVTNADKFKHYERWATANDFPVENVVNDGSTTLDDRLGAVADLELAIRSRQLQDDIMVIAGDMLCADQNFDIAQVIRFFRSKPGELAIYYELETGEKSNSRGIVEVCPDTHRVMLFLEKPQEGLTASRLASVVFYCLRKESLPYISEFLYNHSDVTDRTFGKFWEWLINEEKVPVYGMKLPTGFQLIGQVGLSDYTKWLAHYSSKQQLSPSKPITCRSYARVGVMGNPSDGFNGKTIAMTIANFWAEVTLMESQTLVLLPHPLNDPTEFGSLQDLFRISRKEGYLGGLRLLQATCKKFYQFCSEQGIALSKQNFTLKYDTNIPRQVGLAGSSAIVSATLKCLMKFYNITDNDLPKPIRANFILNVETDELFITAGLQDRVVQVYEGLVYMDFSKHLMDERGFGEYIPLDMTDLPLFWLAYLGDPSDSGRIHSNVRQRWLNGESVVVEAMKSFADLTDQSRAAYECKDWPRLAQLMDENFELRRSIYTDDCLGPGNLKMVNLARQFGSAVKLPGSGGAVVGLCMEHGQLVEMKKAFQEAGCVFCLIVPYDPSQQGHA encoded by the exons ATGGTAAATTGTGTTGCGctattacaaacaataaagcaGAGAAATGATTTGCATCCTGTTGGTTGCAGGGCACGGCACGGTTTTAGAAACACAAATCAAG GCCTGTATGCTCATTTGAGCGGTGTGCCCAAAGCTCTTTTACCTGGAGTGGGTGGAAAGAAAATCTTGGATTTCTGGTGGGAAACAGTCAACAC GCGTCAGCTCTTCAGTGAAGTCTATTTGGTCACAAATGCTGATAA ATTCAAGCATTATGAACGGTGGGCTACAGCAAATGACTTTCCAGTGGAGAATGTTGTGAACGACGGCAGCACGACTCTTGATGACAGACTCGGTGCTGTCGCGGACCTTGAGCTGGCCATCCGAAGCCGCCAGCTACAAGATGACATCATGGTG ATTGCAGGTGACATGCTTTGTGCTGATCAGAATTTTGACATTGCACAAGTCATTCGCTTTTTCAGGTCCAAG CCTGGAGAACTTGCAATATATTATGAACTTGAGACAGGAGAGAAGAGCAACTCCAGAGGAATTGTTGAAGTGTGTCCTGACACTCATCG AGTCATGCTCTTTCTTGAGAAGCCCCAGGAGGGCCTCACTGCATCACGGCTTGCCAGCGTTGTCTTCTACTGTCTGCGCAAGGAGTCTTTACCATACATCTCTGAATTCCTCTACAATCACTCAGATGTTACTGACAGAACCTTTGGAAAGTTTTGG GAATGGCTGATAAATGAGGAGAAAGTGCCTGTTTATGGGATGAAGCTGCCAACAGGATTTCAACTAATTGGTCAAGTG GGTCTGTCTGATTACACAAAATGGCTTGCTCACTATTCTTCAAAGCAACAGTTGTCCCCATCTAAACCCATTACATGCCGCTCATATGCCAG GGTTGGAGTTATGGGGAACCCATCTGATGGTTTCAATGGAAAAACCATTGCCATGACCATTGCTAACTTTTGGGCTGAAGTCACGCTCATGGAGAGTCAAACTCTG gttcTTCTACCTCATCCTCTGAATGACCCAACAGAGTTTGGAAGCTTGCAGGACCTTTTCCGGATCAGCCGCAAAGAGGG GTACCTAGGAGGTCTACGACTTTTGCAAGCCACCTGCAAAAAGTTTTACCAATTCTGTTCGGAACAAGG CATTGCTCTGTCCAAGCAGAATTTTACCCTCAAGTATGACACAAACATTCCTCGGCAAGTG GGTTTAGCTGGTAGCAG TGCAATCGTGTCAGCCACCTTGAAGTGCCTGATGAAGTTTTACAACATTACAGACAAT GAtcttcctaaaccaatcagggcTAACTTCATCCTCAATGTTGAGACGGATGAGCTCTTCATCACAGCTGGTCTACAGGACAGGGTTGTGCAG GTCTATGAAGGCTTGGTTTACATGGACTTTAGCAAGCACCTTATGGATGAGCGGGGTTTtg GAGAGTACATTCCCTTGGATATGACTGATCTTCCCTTATTTTGGCTGGCCTACTTGGGTGATCCAAGTGATTCTGGACGGATTCACAGTAATGTTAGACAACGCTGGCTGAATG GTGAATCTGTTGTGGTTGAAGCTATGAAGTCGTTTGCTGACCTCACAGACCAATCTCG GGCTGCTTACGAGTGTAAAGACTGGCCCAGACTTGCACAGCTCATGGACGAAAACTTTGAGCTAAGACG GTCTATTTATACTGATGACTGTCTGGGCCCAGGAAATCTGAAAATGGTCAATCTTGCAAGACAG TTTGGATCTGCAGTGAAGTTGCCTGGCAGTGGTGGTGCTGTGGTGGGCTTGTGTATGGAACATGGGCAACTG GTGGAGATGAAGAAGGCTTTCCAAGAGGCGGGATGTGTGTTTTGTCTTATTGTGCCTTATGATCCATCACAGCAGGGTCATGCATGA
- the gkup gene encoding glucuronokinase with putative uridyl pyrophosphorylase isoform X2 yields MICILLVAGHGTVLETQIKSDVTGLYAHLSGVPKALLPGVGGKKILDFWWETVNTRQLFSEVYLVTNADKFKHYERWATANDFPVENVVNDGSTTLDDRLGAVADLELAIRSRQLQDDIMVIAGDMLCADQNFDIAQVIRFFRSKPGELAIYYELETGEKSNSRGIVEVCPDTHRVMLFLEKPQEGLTASRLASVVFYCLRKESLPYISEFLYNHSDVTDRTFGKFWEWLINEEKVPVYGMKLPTGFQLIGQVGLSDYTKWLAHYSSKQQLSPSKPITCRSYARVGVMGNPSDGFNGKTIAMTIANFWAEVTLMESQTLVLLPHPLNDPTEFGSLQDLFRISRKEGYLGGLRLLQATCKKFYQFCSEQGIALSKQNFTLKYDTNIPRQVGLAGSSAIVSATLKCLMKFYNITDNDLPKPIRANFILNVETDELFITAGLQDRVVQVYEGLVYMDFSKHLMDERGFGEYIPLDMTDLPLFWLAYLGDPSDSGRIHSNVRQRWLNGESVVVEAMKSFADLTDQSRAAYECKDWPRLAQLMDENFELRRSIYTDDCLGPGNLKMVNLARQFGSAVKLPGSGGAVVGLCMEHGQLVEMKKAFQEAGCVFCLIVPYDPSQQGHA; encoded by the exons ATGATTTGCATCCTGTTGGTTGCAGGGCACGGCACGGTTTTAGAAACACAAATCAAG AGTGACGTTACAGGCCTGTATGCTCATTTGAGCGGTGTGCCCAAAGCTCTTTTACCTGGAGTGGGTGGAAAGAAAATCTTGGATTTCTGGTGGGAAACAGTCAACAC GCGTCAGCTCTTCAGTGAAGTCTATTTGGTCACAAATGCTGATAA ATTCAAGCATTATGAACGGTGGGCTACAGCAAATGACTTTCCAGTGGAGAATGTTGTGAACGACGGCAGCACGACTCTTGATGACAGACTCGGTGCTGTCGCGGACCTTGAGCTGGCCATCCGAAGCCGCCAGCTACAAGATGACATCATGGTG ATTGCAGGTGACATGCTTTGTGCTGATCAGAATTTTGACATTGCACAAGTCATTCGCTTTTTCAGGTCCAAG CCTGGAGAACTTGCAATATATTATGAACTTGAGACAGGAGAGAAGAGCAACTCCAGAGGAATTGTTGAAGTGTGTCCTGACACTCATCG AGTCATGCTCTTTCTTGAGAAGCCCCAGGAGGGCCTCACTGCATCACGGCTTGCCAGCGTTGTCTTCTACTGTCTGCGCAAGGAGTCTTTACCATACATCTCTGAATTCCTCTACAATCACTCAGATGTTACTGACAGAACCTTTGGAAAGTTTTGG GAATGGCTGATAAATGAGGAGAAAGTGCCTGTTTATGGGATGAAGCTGCCAACAGGATTTCAACTAATTGGTCAAGTG GGTCTGTCTGATTACACAAAATGGCTTGCTCACTATTCTTCAAAGCAACAGTTGTCCCCATCTAAACCCATTACATGCCGCTCATATGCCAG GGTTGGAGTTATGGGGAACCCATCTGATGGTTTCAATGGAAAAACCATTGCCATGACCATTGCTAACTTTTGGGCTGAAGTCACGCTCATGGAGAGTCAAACTCTG gttcTTCTACCTCATCCTCTGAATGACCCAACAGAGTTTGGAAGCTTGCAGGACCTTTTCCGGATCAGCCGCAAAGAGGG GTACCTAGGAGGTCTACGACTTTTGCAAGCCACCTGCAAAAAGTTTTACCAATTCTGTTCGGAACAAGG CATTGCTCTGTCCAAGCAGAATTTTACCCTCAAGTATGACACAAACATTCCTCGGCAAGTG GGTTTAGCTGGTAGCAG TGCAATCGTGTCAGCCACCTTGAAGTGCCTGATGAAGTTTTACAACATTACAGACAAT GAtcttcctaaaccaatcagggcTAACTTCATCCTCAATGTTGAGACGGATGAGCTCTTCATCACAGCTGGTCTACAGGACAGGGTTGTGCAG GTCTATGAAGGCTTGGTTTACATGGACTTTAGCAAGCACCTTATGGATGAGCGGGGTTTtg GAGAGTACATTCCCTTGGATATGACTGATCTTCCCTTATTTTGGCTGGCCTACTTGGGTGATCCAAGTGATTCTGGACGGATTCACAGTAATGTTAGACAACGCTGGCTGAATG GTGAATCTGTTGTGGTTGAAGCTATGAAGTCGTTTGCTGACCTCACAGACCAATCTCG GGCTGCTTACGAGTGTAAAGACTGGCCCAGACTTGCACAGCTCATGGACGAAAACTTTGAGCTAAGACG GTCTATTTATACTGATGACTGTCTGGGCCCAGGAAATCTGAAAATGGTCAATCTTGCAAGACAG TTTGGATCTGCAGTGAAGTTGCCTGGCAGTGGTGGTGCTGTGGTGGGCTTGTGTATGGAACATGGGCAACTG GTGGAGATGAAGAAGGCTTTCCAAGAGGCGGGATGTGTGTTTTGTCTTATTGTGCCTTATGATCCATCACAGCAGGGTCATGCATGA